A window of the Henckelia pumila isolate YLH828 chromosome 3, ASM3356847v2, whole genome shotgun sequence genome harbors these coding sequences:
- the LOC140888754 gene encoding uncharacterized protein: protein MDKEWMSKSRLSSEYEHGVESFLKFAIKNAEDREAISCPCTKCGNLKKKKIETIRSHMYSNGIDLTYHTWIWHGERSAMKNSNNDRDQEREDVPNFDAKEPIDMVHAAFDSYAENPTTFKNLLEDAEKPLYPECSKFTRLSAVVKLFNLKAKYSWSDKSCTDLLNLLGEMLPDDNELPLSFYDAKKSFCALGITYEKIHACPNDCILYRKEYEDMNSCPTCGMSRWKMGQKDTIKERVPAKVLWYFPPIPRFVRMFRNKEFSKELTWHADKRLNDGYLRHPTDAPSWKLVDHTWPNFVADSRNLRLAISADGINPHGMMSSTYSCWPVLMITYNLPPWLCMKRKFMILTMFISGPKQPRNDIDVYLAPLIDDLKFLWDTGVEAYDEYRQETFSLRAILLWTINDFPAYGNMSGCIVKGYHACPICGE, encoded by the coding sequence ATGGACAAAGAATGGATGTCAAAGTCTCGGTTATCAAGTGAATATGAGCATGGAGTAGAGTCTTTCTTgaaatttgcaataaaaaatGCCGAGGATCGGGAAGCAATATCTTGTCCGTGTACAAAATGTGGTAatctgaagaagaaaaagatagAGACTATAAGGTCACACATGTATTCTAATGGTATAGATTTGACATATCATACTTGGATATGGCATGGTGAAAGGTCTGCGATGAAGAACTCAAATAATGATCGTGATCAAGAAagggaagatgtaccaaattttgACGCCAAGGAACCAATAGATATGGTACATGCTGCATTTGATAGTTATGCTGAGAATCCAACCACATTCAAAAATCTACTTGAAGATGCTGAGAAACCTTTATATCCTGAATGCAGTAAATTTACAAGGTTATCTGCAGTTGTaaaattattcaacttgaaaGCCAAATATAGTTGGAGTGACAAAAGTTGCACCGACCTACTCAATTTGTTAGGAGAAATGCTTCCAGATGACAACGAATTGCCTTTATCTTTCTACGATGCAAAGAAAAGCTTTTGTGCATTAGGGATTACTTATGAGAAAATCCATGCTTGTCCTAATGATTGCATCTTATACCGGAAGGAGTATGAGGATATGAACAGTTGTCCTACTTGTGGGATGTCAAGGTGGAAGATGGGCCAAAAAGATACGATAAAGGAAAGAGTTCCTGCAAAGGTTCTATGGTACTTCCCTCCAATTCCGAGATTTGTACGAATGTTTCGGAATAAGGAGTTTTCCAAGGAGCTGACTTGGCATGCTGATAAAAGACTTAATGACGGATACTTACGCCATCCAACTGATGCACCTTCTTGGAAATTAGTAGATCACACGTGGCCAAATTTTGTTGCCGATTCAAGAAATCTTAGATTGGCCATTTCAGCTGACGGGATCAATCCCCATGGTATGATGAGTTCTACATATAGTTGTTGGCCAGTTTTAATGATCACTTACAATCTTCCCCCGTGGTTGTGTATGAAGAGAAAATTTATGATTCTCACAATGTTTATTTCTGGTCCCAAACAACCAAGAAATGATATCGATGTTTACTTAGCACCTCTAATCGATGACTTGAAATTCCTATGGGATACAGGTGTTGAAGCATATGATGAATATAGACAAGAAACCTTCTCGCTCAGAGCTATCTTGCTGTGGACCATCAATGACTTTCCTGCATATGGAAACATGTCAGGATGTATTGTGAAAGGATATCACGCATGTCCGATTTGTGGTGAATAA